The proteins below come from a single Tsuneonella deserti genomic window:
- the rpmH gene encoding 50S ribosomal protein L34: MKRTFQPSNLVRARRHGFFARKATPGGRKVLRARRARGRKKLCA; encoded by the coding sequence ATGAAGCGGACGTTCCAGCCCAGCAATCTCGTGCGCGCCCGCCGCCACGGTTTCTTCGCCCGCAAGGCTACTCCCGGTGGCCGCAAGGTCCTGCGCGCCCGCCGCGCCCGCGGCCGCAAGAAGCTCTGCGCCTGA
- a CDS encoding alpha/beta hydrolase — MRRAAALSASIFAVLAVPASAQGRTVTTIVEEWVEVDAGAERLLPAGPSGVMAGPAYGPFRVIDERRAALVDATDAFSPAQFKAMLREHPGIAAIEMIECPGTDDDTANLQLGRMIRAAGIATHVPARGSVRSGAVELFLAGSSRVIDDGAEFAVHAWQDSDGLEPGDFAADSAVNRAYVDYYREMGLARPQAFYDMTNAVPNDTALWLTAQDMRAWLGEGRDGDVTVAAPTAALTAAPTIAYLDLGARLP; from the coding sequence ATGCGCCGCGCCGCCGCCCTGTCCGCAAGCATTTTCGCTGTGCTCGCCGTGCCCGCATCCGCACAGGGGCGGACAGTCACCACCATCGTCGAGGAATGGGTCGAGGTGGACGCGGGCGCGGAGCGGCTGTTGCCGGCCGGTCCGTCAGGGGTCATGGCAGGGCCGGCCTACGGGCCGTTCCGGGTAATCGACGAGAGGCGCGCCGCGCTGGTCGATGCGACGGATGCGTTTTCTCCGGCTCAATTCAAGGCGATGTTGCGCGAGCATCCCGGGATCGCCGCGATCGAGATGATCGAGTGTCCCGGTACCGACGACGATACCGCCAATCTGCAGCTCGGGCGCATGATCCGCGCCGCCGGCATTGCCACCCATGTTCCGGCTCGCGGATCGGTGCGCTCGGGCGCGGTCGAACTGTTCCTGGCCGGAAGCTCCCGCGTCATCGACGACGGGGCCGAGTTCGCGGTCCATGCATGGCAGGACAGCGACGGGCTGGAACCCGGAGACTTTGCCGCCGACTCGGCGGTCAACCGCGCCTATGTCGATTATTATCGCGAGATGGGGCTTGCCCGGCCGCAAGCCTTTTACGACATGACCAACGCGGTGCCCAACGATACCGCTCTCTGGCTGACGGCGCAGGACATGCGTGCGTGGCTGGGCGAGGGGCGGGATGGGGACGTGACTGTCGCCGCGCCAACCGCCGCGCTAACCGCCGCGCCCACCATCGCCTATCTTGACTTGGGGGCCAGGCTCCCCTAG